The stretch of DNA GGAGGAAGCCCTTGTCGGCACTCCTGTGGCCGACCCCACGCAGCCGCTCGAGATCTTGCGGACCGTGCACACCTTCGATCCTTGAATGGCTTGTGCGGTTCACGTGATTGAACCGGAACATAACCGTATCTACGAGTTCAAGGTCCGTTAGGAGGAGGTGCAAGCATGTCGCACAAGTTCACACGGCTCGAACATCCCTGGCCGGCCGTGCTTATGCACTGGGCGCACCTGCTCGCCTTCTTCGTGCTGATCGGGACGGGGCTCCAGATCCATGCCCACGCCGACTGGTTCGGCCCGCTTGGCGCCGTCAGTCAGGTTCACTTCATCACGATGTACGTCTTCATCCTCACGACGATCGTGCGCATCTACTGGGCGTTCTTCGGCGCTGGCTCAGCGGCGCTGGGAGGGCTCACCCGTCACCGCGACTGGCGCTTCTTCGGCCTGACCATGGATGACGTGAAATCCACGCCCAGCTGGATCGCGTACTACCTGTTCCTGCGCAAGACCAAGCCGCGCACCGTGAAGTATGGCTCGCTACAGAAGCTGACGTACGCGGTGCTCTTCCCGCTCGGCATCGTGGTCATGGCGCTCTCGGGCTTCGCGATGTTCCTGCCTACGGCGAGCGCGATGAGCTGGTTCGCCAACATCTTCGGCGGACTGAACGGAGTTCGACTCATGCACTACCTGACCATGTGGGTGCTCATCGTGTTCTTCATGATTCACTTGTACCTCGTGATCGTTGAGGAGCCGGGACAAGCCGCTATCATGCTGTTCCGCACCGTTCCCCGTGGTCGGAGAGTCGTCGGCGATTATCCGGCCGACAA from Coriobacteriia bacterium encodes:
- a CDS encoding cytochrome b/b6 domain-containing protein, which gives rise to MSHKFTRLEHPWPAVLMHWAHLLAFFVLIGTGLQIHAHADWFGPLGAVSQVHFITMYVFILTTIVRIYWAFFGAGSAALGGLTRHRDWRFFGLTMDDVKSTPSWIAYYLFLRKTKPRTVKYGSLQKLTYAVLFPLGIVVMALSGFAMFLPTASAMSWFANIFGGLNGVRLMHYLTMWVLIVFFMIHLYLVIVEEPGQAAIMLFRTVPRGRRVVGDYPADKAADTAGQKA